DNA sequence from the Thermodesulfobacteriota bacterium genome:
TCCCCTGGAGCCCCGTCTGCATGAAATTTTTCCCGCCGAATGCGTAGGCGAGAGTGACCGAAGGCTCGGGAGTCACATCGAATGCGTAAGTGGAGCCGACGTCGAATCCTACGCCTCCGATATCGCTCCCGTCGCGGGTGCCGAATACGTACGCGAGCTCGAGCCAGTATCCGAGGCTCTCCGTAAAGTCCCCGTCCGAGTGGGCTCCGAAAGTGATCGCGCTCTCTTCCTCGTCCTTTGTGTTGTCGCGGAAGACGAAATAGGCGGCGGCGTTCGTGTCTTCTGAAAAATTATATGTCCAGTATGTAATGTAATTATTCGTCTTGTCCCCCGCGTCCCTGTTGAGGAGATCGACGTCCACGATGCCGCCCCGGGTTACCGAGAATGCGGCGTCGATGCCGTAGAAGTAGAGGAACGCCCTCGCGCCGTCGAGCTCCGCGTCGAAGAGCCACTGGCGCTCGTCCTCGAACCTCTGCCGCCCTATCTGGAAGGCAAGCCTGTCGCCCCAGAATTCCTTGAGCAGTATATAGGCGAGCTCGACTTCCAGCACGGCCCTGTCTTTCGTCGTCCGGCCGTCTGTGAACTCGAACTCGCCCGCGAGCTTCATGTCTATGTACGCCTGGAAGTATTTGACAGGGTCGAAGGAGAGCGCAAGGACGAGGGCGGGCTCCATGGTGGTAAAGTCCTCGTCGTCAGTCGTGTCGAGGTCTCTGTTCCTCTGGTACTCGTATTCGAATTCGAGCTGCGCTCCGAAGGACAGATAGGGGAGGAGCTTTATATTGGCCTCGGGCGGGTCG
Encoded proteins:
- a CDS encoding alginate export family protein, with the protein product MPRPGDNMNIRVDGRLVSVITVLISLMCTAPESRAQEFVRGGFNPDDPPEANIKLLPYLSFGAQLEFEYEYQRNRDLDTTDDEDFTTMEPALVLALSFDPVKYFQAYIDMKLAGEFEFTDGRTTKDRAVLEVELAYILLKEFWGDRLAFQIGRQRFEDERQWLFDAELDGARAFLYFYGIDAAFSVTRGGIVDVDLLNRDAGDKTNNYITYWTYNFSEDTNAAAYFVFRDNTKDEEESAITFGAHSDGDFTESLGYWLELAYVFGTRDGSDIGGVGFDVGSTYAFDVTPEPSVTLAYAFGGKNFMQTGLQGNESDFNGAADFLYYGQLFDPELSNMSIFTAGVGLNPTEETSSIDLVYHYYLQTDARDSLADSGIDADPDGRSKSLGSEIDLVLGYEGEENGFATALVLGYFIPGSAFPGDAEDSFLANLTLEYRFQPRGERDE